A region of Leclercia adecarboxylata DNA encodes the following proteins:
- the stpA gene encoding DNA-binding protein StpA — protein sequence MTSTLKNLNNIRTLRAMAREFSLDVLEDMLEKLRIVTEEKRNEQSELEQERAEQQQKISALLEMMKADGISAEDLLGSELLNTSAQPKKRKPRAAKYRYTDADGSEKTWTGQVRTPKPIATALAEGKTLDDFLI from the coding sequence ATGACTTCGACATTAAAGAATCTTAATAATATTCGTACACTCCGTGCGATGGCGCGTGAATTCTCACTGGACGTACTGGAAGATATGCTGGAAAAGCTGCGCATCGTCACAGAAGAAAAACGTAATGAACAGTCTGAACTGGAGCAGGAGCGTGCCGAACAGCAGCAGAAAATTAGCGCCCTGCTGGAGATGATGAAAGCCGACGGTATTTCTGCTGAAGACCTGTTGGGCTCTGAGCTGCTGAACACCAGCGCGCAGCCTAAAAAACGTAAACCGCGTGCCGCAAAATATCGCTATACCGATGCCGACGGCAGCGAAAAAACCTGGACCGGCCAGGTTCGTACGCCGAAGCCAATCGCCACTGCACTGGCAGAGGGAAAAACGCTGGATGATTTCCTGATTTAA
- the alaE gene encoding L-alanine exporter AlaE: protein MFSRQSRLRHAVADTFAMVVYCSVVNMLIEIFLSGMTFEQSLSSRLVAVPVNILIAWPYGFYRDAVMRFARRYSSTGWMKNLADVVAYVTFQSPVYVAILLTVGADWHQIAAAVSSNIVVSMMMGAVYGYFLDYCRRLFKVSQYHQVKA from the coding sequence ATGTTCTCACGGCAGTCTCGCCTGCGCCACGCTGTAGCGGACACATTTGCAATGGTGGTCTACTGTTCGGTGGTGAACATGCTGATTGAAATATTCCTCTCCGGAATGACCTTCGAGCAATCACTTTCCTCGCGCCTGGTGGCCGTCCCGGTGAACATTCTTATTGCATGGCCGTACGGTTTCTATCGCGATGCGGTGATGCGTTTTGCCCGCCGCTACTCATCCACCGGCTGGATGAAAAATCTGGCCGACGTGGTGGCGTACGTCACTTTTCAGTCACCGGTATATGTCGCGATTTTATTAACGGTGGGGGCAGACTGGCACCAGATCGCCGCTGCGGTAAGCTCAAATATTGTGGTGTCGATGATGATGGGCGCGGTGTACGGCTATTTCCTCGATTACTGCCGACGTCTGTTTAAAGTGAGCCAGTACCATCAGGTCAAGGCGTAA
- a CDS encoding DUF2002 family protein yields the protein MYLRPDEVARELEKAGFTVDVVTQKAYGYRRGDNYVYVNREARMGRTALIIHPTLKERSLSFAEPASEMKTSDHYQQFPLYLGGNNQEHYGIPHGFSSRMALERFLKGLFGDSQ from the coding sequence ATGTATTTACGACCCGATGAGGTTGCGCGCGAACTGGAAAAAGCGGGATTTACCGTGGATGTGGTAACACAAAAAGCATACGGTTATCGTCGCGGCGATAATTATGTTTATGTGAACCGTGAAGCCCGCATGGGGCGCACTGCGCTGATCATTCATCCGACGTTGAAAGAGAGAAGTCTTTCCTTCGCGGAGCCTGCTTCAGAGATGAAAACCAGCGACCATTACCAGCAGTTCCCGCTCTATTTAGGGGGCAATAATCAGGAACATTATGGTATTCCGCATGGATTCAGTTCCCGCATGGCGCTGGAACGCTTTCTTAAAGGCCTGTTTGGCGACTCGCAATAA
- a CDS encoding DUF883 family protein: MFSRSNRNDVDDNVQDIQDDVRKLADSLESVLKSWGSDAKGEADDARRKAKSLLRETRARLQGRSTGKQAACDAIGCANTFIRERPMCAVGTVAAVSIFIGALLALRK, from the coding sequence ATGTTTAGCCGATCAAACCGAAATGACGTTGATGACAATGTTCAGGATATCCAAGACGATGTGAGGAAATTAGCGGATTCGCTGGAAAGCGTTTTGAAATCCTGGGGATCGGATGCGAAGGGCGAAGCGGACGACGCCAGACGTAAGGCCAAATCGCTGCTGCGAGAAACCCGTGCGCGCCTCCAGGGCCGCTCTACCGGCAAGCAGGCCGCCTGCGATGCCATCGGCTGCGCTAACACCTTTATCCGTGAACGCCCGATGTGTGCAGTAGGTACCGTTGCGGCGGTCAGCATCTTCATCGGCGCGCTGCTCGCTCTGCGTAAGTAA
- the nrdH gene encoding glutaredoxin-like protein NrdH yields MEIRIMRIIIYTRNDCVQCHATKRAMESRGVSFEMVNVDLEPDAAETLRNLGFRQLPVVIAGETSWSGFRPDLINRLQQPVQAVRA; encoded by the coding sequence ATGGAAATACGAATCATGCGCATTATTATTTACACTCGTAACGACTGTGTGCAGTGCCATGCCACCAAACGCGCCATGGAGAGCCGCGGTGTGAGCTTCGAAATGGTGAATGTAGACCTGGAGCCGGACGCGGCAGAGACGCTGCGTAACCTGGGGTTCCGCCAGCTTCCCGTGGTGATCGCCGGGGAGACCAGCTGGTCGGGGTTTCGTCCGGACCTGATTAATCGTCTGCAACAGCCTGTGCAGGCCGTCCGGGCATGA
- the nrdI gene encoding class Ib ribonucleoside-diphosphate reductase assembly flavoprotein NrdI, protein MSLLVYFSSSSENTHRFIGRLGLPAVRIPLNERERIQVDEPFILVVPSYGGGGTAGAVPRQAIRFLNDPHNRALIRGVIAAGNRNFGDAFCRAGDVISQKCGVPYLYRFELMGTEQDVDNVRKGVNEFWQRQPQNA, encoded by the coding sequence ATGAGCCTGCTCGTCTACTTCTCCAGCAGCTCGGAAAACACGCACCGCTTTATCGGGCGCCTCGGGCTGCCCGCCGTGCGTATTCCGCTGAACGAGCGGGAGCGGATCCAGGTGGACGAGCCTTTTATTCTGGTGGTGCCGAGCTATGGCGGCGGCGGAACGGCCGGGGCGGTACCGCGCCAGGCGATCCGCTTTCTCAACGACCCGCATAACCGGGCGCTTATCCGCGGGGTGATCGCCGCCGGCAACCGTAATTTCGGCGATGCCTTCTGCCGCGCCGGGGATGTCATTTCACAAAAGTGCGGCGTGCCGTACCTCTATCGCTTTGAGCTGATGGGGACGGAGCAGGACGTCGACAACGTGCGTAAAGGAGTGAACGAATTTTGGCAACGACAACCGCAGAACGCGTGA
- the nrdF gene encoding class 1b ribonucleoside-diphosphate reductase subunit beta, with protein sequence MKLSRVHAVNWNKIEDDKDLEVWNRLTSNFWLPEKVPLSNDVPAWETLSHAEQQLTIRVFTGLTLLDTVQNTVGAPALIADALTPHEEAVMSNISFMEAVHARSYSSIFSTLCQTKDVDAAYRWSEESDSLQRKAQRVLEHYRADEPLKKKIASVFLESFLFYSSFWLPMYWSSRGKLTNTADLIRLIIRDEAVHGYYIGYKYQKGLEKVSEAEREALKGFALDLLMDLYDNELSYTDELYAGTGWEEDVKAFLCYNANKALMNLGYEALFPPEMAQVNPAILAALSPNADENHDFFSGSGSSYVMGKAVETEDEDWDF encoded by the coding sequence ATGAAACTGTCACGGGTGCACGCCGTTAACTGGAACAAAATTGAAGATGATAAAGATCTGGAGGTTTGGAACCGCCTGACCAGCAACTTCTGGCTGCCGGAGAAGGTGCCGCTGTCGAACGACGTTCCGGCGTGGGAGACGCTAAGCCACGCCGAGCAGCAGCTCACCATCCGCGTCTTTACCGGCCTGACGCTGCTCGACACGGTGCAGAATACGGTGGGCGCGCCTGCGCTTATCGCCGACGCGCTGACGCCACACGAAGAGGCGGTCATGTCGAACATCAGCTTTATGGAGGCGGTGCATGCCCGCTCCTACAGCTCTATTTTCTCGACCCTCTGTCAGACCAAAGACGTGGACGCCGCCTACCGCTGGAGCGAAGAGAGCGACTCTCTGCAGCGTAAAGCCCAGCGGGTGCTGGAACATTATCGCGCCGATGAGCCGCTGAAGAAGAAAATTGCCAGCGTGTTTCTGGAGTCGTTCCTCTTCTATTCCAGCTTCTGGCTGCCGATGTACTGGTCCAGCCGGGGCAAGCTGACCAACACCGCGGATCTGATTCGGCTGATCATCCGGGATGAAGCGGTACACGGCTACTATATTGGCTATAAGTATCAGAAAGGACTGGAGAAAGTCAGCGAGGCCGAGCGCGAGGCGTTAAAGGGTTTTGCGCTGGATCTGCTGATGGATCTGTACGACAACGAGCTGAGCTATACCGATGAGCTGTACGCCGGAACCGGCTGGGAGGAGGACGTGAAGGCGTTCCTCTGCTACAACGCCAACAAGGCGCTGATGAACCTCGGTTACGAGGCGCTGTTCCCGCCGGAAATGGCCCAGGTGAACCCGGCGATCCTCGCCGCGCTCTCGCCGAATGCCGACGAAAACCACGACTTTTTCTCGGGGTCGGGCTCGTCGTATGTGATGGGCAAAGCGGTAGAAACTGAAGACGAAGACTGGGATTTTTAA
- the proV gene encoding glycine betaine/L-proline ABC transporter ATP-binding protein ProV — protein MAIKLEVKNLYKVFGEHPQRAFKYIEKGLSKEQILEKTGLSLGVKDASLAIEEGEIFVIMGLSGSGKSTMVRLLNRLIEPTRGQVLIDGVDIARISDAELREVRRKKIAMVFQSFALMPHMTVLNNTAFGMELAGTPASERQEKALDALRQVGLENYAHAYPDELSGGMRQRVGLARALAINPDILLMDEAFSALDPLIRTEMQDELVKLQSRHQRTIVFISHDLDEAMRIGDRIAIMQNGEVVQVGTPDEILNNPANDYVRTFFRGVDISQVFSAKDIARRTPNGIIRKTPGFGPRSALKLLQDEDREYGYLVERGNKFVGVVSIDSLKTALGENLGIDAALIDAPLAVDAETPLSELLSHVGQAPCAVPVVGEEQQYVGIISKRMLLQALDREGANNG, from the coding sequence ATGGCAATTAAATTAGAAGTGAAAAATCTCTACAAAGTATTTGGCGAGCACCCGCAGAGGGCTTTCAAATATATTGAAAAAGGTCTGTCAAAAGAACAAATTCTGGAAAAAACCGGGCTGTCGCTTGGCGTTAAAGACGCCAGTCTGGCCATTGAAGAAGGCGAGATTTTCGTCATCATGGGGTTATCCGGTTCGGGTAAATCCACTATGGTTCGCCTTCTCAATCGCCTGATTGAACCCACCCGCGGACAGGTGCTGATTGACGGCGTGGATATCGCCAGAATATCGGACGCCGAGCTTCGCGAGGTGCGCAGAAAAAAGATCGCGATGGTGTTTCAGTCATTCGCTCTGATGCCGCATATGACGGTGCTAAATAACACCGCCTTCGGTATGGAATTAGCGGGTACTCCTGCCAGTGAGCGCCAGGAAAAAGCCCTGGATGCGCTGCGTCAGGTAGGGCTGGAAAATTACGCTCATGCTTATCCGGATGAACTCTCCGGCGGCATGCGTCAGCGTGTGGGATTAGCCCGCGCATTAGCGATCAATCCCGATATATTATTAATGGATGAAGCCTTCTCGGCGCTCGATCCATTAATTCGTACCGAGATGCAGGATGAGCTGGTAAAACTGCAGTCCCGGCATCAGCGTACCATTGTCTTTATTTCCCATGACCTCGATGAAGCCATGCGAATTGGCGATCGTATTGCCATTATGCAAAACGGCGAAGTGGTTCAGGTGGGCACCCCGGATGAAATTCTCAATAATCCGGCAAATGATTATGTGCGCACCTTCTTCCGCGGCGTGGATATTAGCCAGGTGTTCAGCGCCAAAGATATTGCCCGCAGAACGCCTAACGGCATTATCCGGAAAACGCCAGGTTTCGGCCCACGCTCGGCGCTGAAGCTGCTACAGGACGAAGACCGTGAATACGGCTATCTGGTTGAACGCGGCAATAAATTTGTCGGCGTTGTCTCCATCGACTCCCTGAAAACCGCCCTCGGCGAAAATCTGGGAATCGATGCGGCGTTAATCGACGCACCGCTTGCCGTGGACGCCGAAACGCCGCTCAGCGAGTTGCTCTCACACGTAGGCCAGGCACCGTGCGCGGTACCGGTGGTCGGAGAGGAACAACAGTACGTCGGCATCATCTCAAAACGCATGTTGCTGCAGGCTTTAGATCGCGAGGGGGCAAACAATGGCTGA
- the proW gene encoding glycine betaine/L-proline ABC transporter permease ProW: MADQSNPWGTTEAADSAAQSADAWGSSTPAPTDGGGADWLTSAPAPAPEHFNIMDPFHKTLIPLDSWVTEGIDWVVTHFRPVFQGIRVPVDYILNGFQQLMLGMPAPVAIVLFSLIAWQFGSAGMGVATLISLILIGAIGAWSQAMITLALVLTALLFCVVIGLPMGIWLARSPRAAKIIRPLLDAMQTTPAFVYLVPIVMLFGIGNVPGVVVTIIFALPPIVRLTILGINQVPADLIEASRSFGASPRQMLFKVQLPLAMPTIMAGVNQTLMLALSMVVIASMIAVGGLGQMVLRGIGRLDMGLATVGGVGIVILAIILDRLTQAVGRDSRSRGNRRWYTTGPVGLITRPFIK, translated from the coding sequence ATGGCTGATCAATCTAACCCGTGGGGTACCACAGAAGCGGCGGACAGCGCGGCGCAATCCGCAGACGCGTGGGGTTCTTCTACACCCGCACCCACTGACGGCGGCGGGGCCGACTGGCTGACCAGCGCCCCTGCCCCCGCGCCGGAACATTTCAATATTATGGATCCGTTCCATAAGACCCTGATCCCGCTCGATAGCTGGGTGACCGAGGGGATCGACTGGGTGGTGACCCATTTCCGTCCGGTGTTCCAGGGCATTCGCGTCCCGGTGGATTACATCCTCAACGGCTTCCAGCAGCTGATGCTGGGGATGCCTGCTCCAGTGGCTATCGTCCTCTTCTCGCTGATTGCCTGGCAGTTTGGCAGCGCGGGGATGGGCGTGGCGACATTAATCTCGTTGATCCTGATCGGCGCGATCGGGGCGTGGTCCCAGGCGATGATCACCCTGGCGCTGGTGCTGACTGCCCTGCTCTTCTGCGTGGTGATCGGCCTGCCGATGGGGATCTGGCTGGCGCGCAGTCCGCGGGCGGCGAAAATTATCCGCCCGCTGCTGGATGCGATGCAGACCACCCCGGCGTTTGTCTACCTGGTGCCTATCGTGATGCTGTTCGGCATCGGTAACGTGCCGGGCGTGGTGGTGACCATCATCTTCGCCCTGCCGCCGATTGTGCGTCTGACCATTCTTGGCATCAACCAGGTGCCGGCGGACCTTATCGAGGCCTCACGCTCGTTTGGCGCCAGCCCGCGCCAGATGCTGTTTAAAGTTCAGCTCCCGCTGGCGATGCCCACCATTATGGCGGGTGTGAACCAGACCCTGATGCTGGCCCTGTCGATGGTGGTGATCGCCTCGATGATCGCCGTGGGCGGTCTCGGTCAGATGGTGCTGCGCGGCATTGGCCGTCTCGATATGGGGCTGGCAACCGTCGGCGGCGTCGGGATCGTGATCCTCGCCATTATTCTTGACCGCCTGACTCAGGCTGTCGGTCGTGATTCACGCAGTCGCGGCAACCGTCGCTGGTATACCACCGGCCCAGTCGGGTTAATCACCCGCCCATTCATAAAATAA
- the proX gene encoding glycine betaine/L-proline ABC transporter substrate-binding protein ProX: MRHSVIFATAFATLASTSVFAADLPGKGITVQPVQSTISEESFQTGLVSRALEKLGYTVNKPSEVDYNVGYTSIASGDATFTAVNWQPLHDDMYSAAGGDKKFYREGTFVTGAAQGYLIDKKTADQYHITNIEQLKDPKIAKLFDTNGDGKADMMGCSPGWGCEAVINHQNKAFDLAKTVDVSHGNYSAMMADTIARFKEGKPVIYYTWTPYWVSDVLKPGKDVVWLQVPFSSLPGEQKDIDTKLPNGMNYGFPVNTMHIVANKAWAEKNPAAAKLFSVMKLPLADINAQNAMMHAGKSSEADVQGHVDGWIKAHQQQFDAWVNEALAAQK, from the coding sequence ATGCGACATAGCGTAATTTTTGCCACAGCGTTTGCCACCCTTGCCTCCACCAGCGTGTTTGCTGCCGATCTGCCGGGCAAAGGTATTACCGTGCAACCGGTACAGAGCACCATCTCCGAAGAGTCGTTCCAGACCGGGCTGGTCAGCCGGGCGCTGGAGAAGCTGGGCTATACGGTCAATAAGCCAAGCGAAGTGGATTACAACGTGGGCTATACCTCGATTGCCTCTGGTGATGCCACCTTTACCGCCGTCAACTGGCAGCCGCTGCATGACGATATGTACAGCGCTGCGGGCGGCGACAAAAAGTTCTACCGCGAAGGGACCTTTGTCACCGGTGCGGCCCAGGGCTACCTGATCGACAAGAAAACCGCCGACCAGTACCACATCACCAATATTGAACAGCTGAAAGATCCGAAGATTGCCAAACTGTTCGATACCAACGGGGATGGCAAAGCCGACATGATGGGCTGCTCCCCAGGCTGGGGCTGCGAAGCGGTGATTAATCACCAGAACAAAGCCTTCGACCTGGCGAAAACGGTGGATGTGAGCCACGGCAACTACTCCGCGATGATGGCCGACACCATCGCCCGCTTCAAAGAGGGCAAACCGGTCATCTATTACACCTGGACACCGTACTGGGTGAGCGACGTGCTGAAGCCGGGTAAAGATGTGGTCTGGCTGCAGGTGCCATTCTCCTCCCTGCCGGGCGAGCAGAAGGATATCGACACCAAACTGCCGAACGGCATGAACTACGGCTTCCCGGTGAACACCATGCACATCGTGGCCAACAAAGCCTGGGCTGAGAAAAACCCGGCGGCGGCGAAGCTGTTCTCGGTAATGAAATTGCCGCTGGCGGATATCAACGCGCAGAACGCGATGATGCATGCGGGCAAATCCTCTGAAGCCGATGTTCAGGGTCACGTCGACGGCTGGATCAAAGCCCACCAGCAGCAGTTTGATGCGTGGGTAAATGAGGCGCTGGCCGCGCAGAAGTAA
- a CDS encoding MFS transporter codes for MTKTTQGLSPALILLMSVATGLTVASNYYAQPLLETIARNFSLTASSAGFIVTAAQLGYAVGLLFLVPLGDMFERRAMIVSMTLLAAGGMLITASSQSLSMMILGTALTGLFSVVAQILVPLAATLASPEKRGKVVGTIMSGLLLGILLARTVAGLLAGIGGWRTVYWVASVLMVVMALALWRGLPKVKSETHLNYPQLLGSVFSLFIKDKLLRTRALLGCFTFANFSILWTSMAFLLASPPFNYSEGMIGLFGLAGAAGALGARPAGGLADKGKSHLTTTVGLVMLLLSWAAIWYGHVSVLALIVGILVLDLTVQGVHITNQTVIYRVKPDARNRLTAGYMTSYFIGGAAGSLISASAWQHGGWAGVCAVGAVMAVLNLLVWWRGYHLQEAIQ; via the coding sequence ATGACAAAAACAACTCAAGGGCTTAGCCCCGCACTTATCCTGCTGATGTCAGTGGCAACCGGTCTGACTGTGGCCAGCAACTATTACGCTCAACCGCTTCTGGAAACCATCGCCCGCAACTTCTCGCTCACCGCAAGCTCGGCTGGTTTTATCGTTACCGCCGCTCAGCTGGGGTATGCGGTTGGCCTGCTGTTCCTTGTGCCGCTGGGAGATATGTTCGAACGTCGGGCGATGATTGTCTCCATGACCCTGCTGGCCGCAGGCGGGATGCTGATCACCGCCTCCAGCCAGTCGCTGAGCATGATGATCCTCGGTACGGCACTGACCGGGCTGTTCTCAGTTGTAGCGCAGATCCTGGTCCCGCTCGCCGCCACCCTCGCCTCGCCGGAAAAGCGCGGCAAAGTGGTTGGCACCATCATGAGCGGCCTGCTGCTGGGGATTTTACTGGCGCGTACGGTTGCCGGATTGCTGGCGGGCATCGGCGGCTGGCGCACCGTTTACTGGGTGGCCTCGGTGCTGATGGTGGTGATGGCGCTGGCGCTGTGGCGCGGCCTGCCGAAGGTGAAGTCAGAAACCCATCTCAACTATCCGCAGCTGCTGGGCTCCGTGTTCAGCCTCTTCATTAAGGACAAACTGCTGCGCACCCGGGCGCTGCTGGGCTGCTTCACCTTCGCGAACTTCAGCATTCTCTGGACCTCAATGGCCTTCCTGCTGGCCTCGCCGCCGTTTAACTATTCCGAAGGGATGATTGGCCTGTTTGGTCTGGCCGGTGCTGCGGGCGCGCTGGGCGCGCGTCCTGCGGGTGGTCTGGCGGATAAAGGCAAATCTCACCTGACCACCACCGTCGGGCTGGTGATGCTGCTGCTCTCCTGGGCGGCGATCTGGTACGGGCATGTTTCAGTGCTGGCGCTGATTGTCGGCATTCTGGTGCTCGACCTCACCGTCCAGGGGGTGCATATCACCAACCAGACCGTGATTTACCGCGTCAAGCCGGACGCCCGTAACCGCCTGACGGCCGGGTACATGACCAGCTACTTTATCGGTGGTGCCGCCGGGTCGCTCATCTCGGCCTCGGCGTGGCAGCATGGCGGCTGGGCGGGCGTGTGTGCGGTAGGGGCAGTGATGGCGGTGCTTAACCTGCTGGTGTGGTGGCGCGGCTACCACCTTCAGGAAGCCATTCAGTAA
- the mprA gene encoding transcriptional repressor MprA: MDSSFTPIEQMLKFRASRYADFPYQEILLTRLCMHMQGKLLENRNKMLKAQGINETLFMALITLESQENHSIQPSELSCALGSSRTNATRIADELEKRGWIERRESDNDRRCLHLQLTEKGHEFLREVLPPQHNCLHQLWSSLSNAEKDQLEHITRKLLTRLDQMDEDGAVLEALR; encoded by the coding sequence ATGGATAGTTCGTTTACGCCCATTGAACAAATGCTTAAGTTTCGCGCCAGTCGCTATGCAGATTTCCCTTATCAGGAGATCCTGTTAACGCGTCTCTGCATGCACATGCAGGGTAAGCTGCTGGAAAATCGCAATAAAATGCTGAAAGCTCAAGGGATTAACGAGACGTTGTTTATGGCGTTGATTACGCTGGAGTCTCAGGAAAATCACAGCATTCAGCCTTCAGAACTGAGCTGCGCGCTGGGTTCGTCCCGTACTAATGCCACCCGTATTGCCGATGAGCTGGAAAAACGTGGCTGGATTGAGCGCCGCGAAAGCGACAACGACCGCCGTTGCCTGCATCTGCAACTGACCGAGAAAGGTCACGAATTCCTGCGCGAGGTGCTTCCACCTCAGCACAACTGCCTGCATCAACTCTGGTCGTCTTTAAGTAACGCCGAGAAAGATCAGCTCGAGCATATCACCCGCAAGCTGCTCACCCGTCTGGATCAGATGGATGAAGATGGCGCTGTTCTTGAGGCGCTGCGCTAA
- the emrA gene encoding multidrug efflux MFS transporter periplasmic adaptor subunit EmrA: MSANAENTTPQQPVNKKGKRKRALLLLTLLFIIIAVAYGIYWFLVLRHSEETDDAYVAGNQVQIMAQVSGSVTKVWADNTDFVQKGDVLVTLDPTDAQQAFEKAQTELASSVRQTRQQMINSKQLQASIDVQKTALAQAQSDLNRRVPLGSANLIGREELQHARDAVASAQAQLDVAIQQFNANQAMVLNTTLDQQPAVKQAATEVRNAWLALERTKIVSPMTGYVSRRSVQPGAQITSSTPLMAVVPATNLWVDANFKETQLAHMRIGQTATVVSDIYGDDVKYTGKVVGLDMGTGSAFSLLPAQNATGNWIKVVQRLPVRIELDEKQLADHPLRIGLSTLVTVDTSNRDGQMLANQARSNPAYESNAREISLEPVNKLIDEIVKANAG; the protein is encoded by the coding sequence ATGAGCGCAAATGCGGAGAACACTACCCCGCAGCAACCGGTCAACAAGAAAGGCAAACGCAAGCGCGCCCTTCTGCTGCTGACTTTGCTCTTTATTATCATTGCCGTGGCATATGGGATCTATTGGTTTTTAGTACTGCGTCATAGTGAAGAGACGGATGACGCGTATGTGGCAGGGAACCAGGTTCAGATTATGGCGCAGGTGTCGGGCAGCGTGACGAAAGTCTGGGCTGATAATACCGACTTTGTGCAAAAAGGCGACGTGCTGGTGACGCTTGATCCGACCGATGCCCAGCAGGCGTTTGAAAAAGCGCAGACTGAGCTGGCGTCAAGCGTGCGTCAGACCCGTCAGCAAATGATCAACAGCAAACAGCTGCAGGCCAGTATCGACGTGCAGAAAACCGCCCTGGCGCAGGCTCAGAGCGATCTTAATCGTCGTGTTCCCCTGGGCAGTGCTAACCTGATTGGCCGCGAAGAGCTGCAACACGCCCGAGACGCGGTTGCCAGCGCCCAGGCCCAGCTGGATGTCGCTATTCAGCAATTCAACGCCAACCAGGCGATGGTGCTGAATACCACCCTCGATCAACAACCGGCGGTGAAACAGGCGGCGACCGAAGTGCGCAACGCCTGGCTGGCGCTGGAGCGAACCAAAATCGTCAGCCCGATGACCGGCTACGTTTCCCGTCGTTCCGTACAGCCTGGTGCACAGATCACCTCCTCTACCCCGCTGATGGCGGTGGTGCCGGCAACCAACCTGTGGGTGGATGCTAACTTCAAAGAGACGCAGCTGGCGCATATGCGTATCGGCCAGACCGCGACGGTCGTCAGTGATATCTACGGGGACGACGTGAAGTACACCGGCAAAGTTGTCGGGCTGGATATGGGGACCGGCAGCGCCTTCTCCCTGCTGCCTGCACAGAACGCCACCGGGAACTGGATCAAAGTGGTTCAGCGTCTGCCGGTACGTATCGAGCTGGATGAGAAGCAGCTGGCGGACCATCCGCTGCGTATTGGCCTCTCCACGCTGGTCACGGTCGACACCTCGAACCGCGACGGCCAGATGCTGGCAAACCAGGCACGTTCGAACCCGGCCTACGAAAGTAATGCCCGCGAGATCAGCCTTGAGCCGGTGAATAAGCTGATCGATGAGATCGTGAAGGCGAACGCCGGTTAA